One Tripterygium wilfordii isolate XIE 37 chromosome 10, ASM1340144v1, whole genome shotgun sequence DNA segment encodes these proteins:
- the LOC120006928 gene encoding protein SPIRRIG-like: MFGGTKGRTMKWGTLLKDFREKVGLAQSPSTASASVSASSPSSLLSSHISNASSILHDFVPSPARDKQGLELDFKRFWEEFRSSSSEKEKEVALNLTVDAFCRLVKQHANVAQLVTMLVETHIFSFVVGRAFVTDIEKLKMRSKSRSLNVVQVLRFFSEVNKDGICPGSNLLMAVEVLVSGPIDKQSLLDSGILCCLIHILNAFLGPDEANRRPEVTDSEDTHASEKGHGGDDGQIRRLEVEGSVVHIMKALASHPAAAQSLIEDSSLQLLFQMVANGSLTVFSQYKEGLVPLHCIQLHRHAMQILGLLLGNDNGSTAKYIRKHNLVKILLMAVKDFNPDCGDPAYTMGIVDLLLECVELSYRHEAGGVRLREDIHNAHGYQFLVQFALVLSSIPQKLDDHSLYSKSTSDLTFATDSADGLNNLRKVDFVENEDSLFQNLSPALSRLLDVLVNLAQTGPAESTGSSGAKESKFPRTKAGSHSRSRTPSSDRLIDENWEKDNGKVKDLEAVQMLQDVFLKADSREVQAEVLNRMFKIFSSHLENYKLCQQLRTVPLFILNMNGLPPYLQEIILKILEYTVTVANCVPEQELLSLCCLLQQSITSDLKHTILSFFVKLLSFDQQYKKLLREVGVLEVLLDDLKQHKFLLGPDQNPNQLERKSSSSSFKKHLDSKDVIISSPKLLESGSGKFRIFELDSTISVAWDCLVLLVKKAEANQASFRSANGVTVVLPFLVSNVHRPGVLRILSCLITEDVLQVHPEELSALVEILKSGMVTSGEGHQYRLQSDAKCDAMGALWRVLGANSSAQRVFGEATGFSLLLTTLHDFQGDGAQSAESSLGVCIKVFTYLLRLVTIGVCDNAINRTKLHSVISSHTFYDLLSESGLLCVDYEKQVIQLLLELALEIVLPPFLSSENATSSDRAGHKSAGFLLATPSGLFNPDKERVYNAGALRVLIRSLMLFTPKVQLEVLDLIEKLARAGPFNQENLTSIGCVGLLLDIIQPFLSGSSPLLSHALKIVEVLGVYRLSASELRLLIRYVVQMRLMNSGHVLVDMMEKLILMEGMAPENVPLAPFVEMDMSKIGHASVQVSLGERSWPPAAGYSFVCWFQFQNLLKPQAKETEPSKSGLYQRRSSSSSQHRDRTILRIFSVGVAKNENTFFAELYLQEDGVLTMSTGNSCSLSFSGLELEEDRWHHLAVVHSKPNALAGLFQASFAYVYLDGKLRHTGKLGYSPSPVGKLLQVTIGTPVARARVSDLTWKLRSCYLFEEVLSSGCICFMYILGRGYRGLFQDSDLLRFVPNQACGGGSMAILDSLDAELLLTTSQKIDSASKQGDSRADGSGIVWDFERLGNLSLLLLGKKLIFAFDGTCTEAVRTSGTISLLNLVDPMSAAASPIGGIPRFGRLHGDIYVCRQCVIGDTIRPVGGMAVVLALVEAAETRDMLYMSLTLLAHTLHQNPQNVRDMQTYRGYHLLALFLRRRMSLFDMQSLEIFFQIAACEASFSEPKKLENNQITFLPTATLQEDNFEDLSLSKFHDEVSSVGSPVDMDDFSVHKDSFSPISELENADISVETLNCIVLSNADMVEHVLLDWTLWVIAPVSIQIALLGFLEHLVSMHRYRNHNLTVLRRINLVQHLLVTLQRGDVEVPVLEKLVVLLGVILEDGFLASELEHVVRFLIMTFDPPELKRHQIMRESMGKHVIVRSMLLEMLIDLQVTIKSEELLEQWHKLVSSKLITYFLDEAVHPTSMRWIMTLLGVSLASSPTFALKFRTSGGYQGLLRVLPSFYDSPDIYYILFCLIFGKHVYPRLPEVRMLDFHGLIPSDGSYVELKFVELLESVIAMAKSTFDRLSLQSMLAHQTGNLSQVGASLVAELVEGNADMAGELQGEALMHKTYAARLMGGEASAPAAATSVLRFMVDLAKMCPAFSAVCRRTEFLESCIDLYFSCIRAVYAVKMAKELSEKTEEKNLNDCEDTCSSQNTFSSLPHEQEQSSKTSIGIGSFPQGQVSSCSEDIPLPSTYTGNDKEEVKLPTSKQELIKSIQEDSQAIQHLNVDTVAQVSAPFVTNDFSTCNEKGILDSVQQIDFQSSSSLKSLESPILSEKSAARVPLTPSSTPVIALTSWLGSASQRESSAPVTGTHSMDSSFSMNEFDPSSELKSDSQGPSAANTFFAVSSKLLLEVDDSGYGGGPFSAGATAVLDFMAEVLSEFVTEQMKAAHVIEAVLEIVPLHVDAECVLVFQGLCLSRLMNFLERRLVQDDEEDKKRLDKSRWSSNLDTLCWTIVDRLYMGALPRPAGVLRTLEFLLSMLQLANKDGRIEEAAPSGKGLLSIGRGSRQLDAYIHSILKNTNRTILYCFLPSFLVTIGEEDLLSSLGLLIETKRRLSFNYSQEDSGIDICTVLQLLVANRRIIFCPSNLDTDLNCCLCVNLVALLHEQRQNVQNIAVDLIKYLLVHRRAALEDLLVSKPNQGQQQDVLHGGFDKLLTGSLAAFYEWLQCSEQSVNKVLDQCAVIMWVQYIAGSAKFPGVRIKGMEGRRKREMMRRSQDTSKSDQKHWEQVNERRYALELVRDAMSTELRVVRQDKYGWVLHAESEWQNLLRQFVHERGIFPMRKSSAAEDPEWELCPIEGPYRMRKKLERSKLKIDTIQNVLDVQFDIGEAELFKRKHEDGLSASDTDSESIFHLLNDSGKQNGLHRDLYEDSFFKESGDVKDAASVRSGWLDDRSSSVNDASLHSALEFGAKSSAVSLPMTDNIPAKSDLGSPRQSSSAKIDEVKAPEDKSDKELNDNGEYLIRPYLEPLENIRFKYNCERVMGLDKHDGVFLIGELCLYVIENVYIDDSGCICEKECEDELSVIDQALGVKKDVTGSMDFQSKSPVSLGSTVKTMVGGRAWAYSGGAWGKERVCSSGNLPHPWRMWKLNSVHEILKRDYQLRPVAVEIFSMDGCNDLLVFHKKEREEAFKNLVAMNLPRNSMLDTTISGSMKQESNEGSRLFKIMAKSFSKRWQNGEISNFQYLMHLNTLAGRGYSDLTQYPVFPWVLADYDSENLDFSDPKSFRKLDKPMGCQTPEGEEEFRKRYESWDDPEVPKFHYGSHYSSAGIVLFYLIRLPPFSIENQKLQGGQFDHADRLFNSIRDTWLSAAGKGNTSDVKELVPEFFYMPEFLGNLFNLNLGEKQSGDKVGDVILPPWAKGSTREFIKKHREALESDYVSENLHHWIDLIFGYKQRGKAAEEAVNVFYHYTYEGSVDIDSVTDPAMKASILAQINHFGQTPKQLFLKPHVKRRPDRKLLPHPLKYSSYLVPHEIRKSSSAITQIVTVHEKILLAGANSFLKPRTYTRYVAWGFPDRSLRFMSYDQDKILSTHENLHEGNQVQCAGVSHDGQILVTGADDGLVSVWRISKDSPRATRRLRLEKALCAHTAKITCLDVCQPYMLIVSGSDDHTVIIWDLSSLVFVRQLPEFPSPVSALYVNDLTGELVTAAGIQLAIWSINGDCLAVVNTSQLPSDSILSVRSCKFSDWLDTNWYITGHQSGAIKVWQMAHSSDQMSAQSRSYGSGMSGLDLGDKMPEYRLVLHKVLKSHKHPVTALHLTSDLKQLLSGDAGGYLLSWTLPDESLKASFSQG; encoded by the exons ATGTTTGGAGGAACGAAAGGGAGAACGATGAAATGGGGGACATTGCTTAAGGACTTCAGAGAGAAGGTCGGTTTAGCTCAATCTCCCTCAACAGCTTCAGCTTCTGTGTCTGCTTCTTCTCCCTCTTCCTTACTATCCAGTCACATAAGCAATGCCTCATCGATTCTTCATGACTTTGTTCCTTCTCCTGCGAG GGACAAACAAGGATTGGAATTGGACTTCAAGAGATTTTGGGAAGAGTTTCGTTCATCCAGCTCCGAAAAG GAGAAAGAAGTGGCCCTGAATTTGACGGTTGATGCCTTTTGTAGATTAGTGAAGCAGCACGCTAATGTAGCTCAATTAGTTACCAT GTTAGTCGAAACACATATATTCTCTTTTGTTGTGGGAAGAGCATTTGTAACTGATATTGAGAAGTTGAAAATGAGAAGCAAATCCAGATCTTTGAATGTAGTGCAAGTGCTGAGGTTTTTTTCTGAAGTGAACAAG GATGGCATCTGTCCAGGTTCAAATTTGCTAATGGCAGTAGAAGTTCTTGTATCTGGG CCTATTGACAAGCAATCCCTCCTTGATTCCGGGATATTATGCTGTCTGATTCATATTCTTAATGCCTTTCTTGGTCCTGATGAAGCCAATCGAAGGCCAGAGGTCACTGATTCTGAAGATACTCACGCATCTGAAAAAGGTCATGGTGGTGATGATGGGCAAATTCGCAGACTTGAG GTGGAAGGAAGTGTTGTGCATATTATGAAAGCATTGGCTAGCCATCCAGCAGCAGCCCAGAGTTTGATTGAGGATAGTTCCCTTCAGTTGCTGTTTCAGATGGTTGCTAATGGCTCATTAACTGTCTTCTCTCAGTACAAAGAAGGTCTTGTTCCACTGCATTGCATACAACTTCATAGACACGCAATGCAG ATACTTGGGCTTCTTTTAGGCAATGACAATGGTAGCACCGCCAAATATATACGCAAACATAATCTG GTAAAAATTCTCTTGATGGCTGTTAAAGATTTCAATCCAGATTGTGGTGATCCTGCCTACACCATGGGCATTGTGGACCTGCTACTTGAATGTGTAGAATTGTCATATAGACATG AGGCTGGTGGTGTTAGGTTAAGGGAGGATATACACAATGCCCATGGTTATCAGTTTCTTGTTCAGTTTGCATTAGTTCTGTCCTCCATACCGCAGAAGCTAGATGATCATTCTCTTTATTCCAAGTCTACATCTGACCTAACTTTTGCCACAGATAGTGCTGATGGTTTGAATAATTTACGGAAAGTTGACTTTGTGGAAAATGAGGACTCCTTGTTCCAGAATTTATCTCCTGCTTTGTCTAGGTTGCTTGATGTTCTTGTTAATCTAGCTCAAACTGGTCCAGCTGAGTCTACAGGGTCTTCTGGGGCAAAAGAGTCCAAATTCCCTCGGACCAAGGCTGGTAGTCATAGCAGAAGCCGGACACCATCCTCTGATCGTCTTATCGATGAAAATTGGGAGAAGGATAATGGCAAAGTTAAAGACCTTGAAGCAGTCCAAATGTTGCAAGATGTTTTTCTTAAAGCCGATAGCAGGGAAGTGCAGGCAGAAGTGTTAAATAGAATGTTTAAAATATTCTCAAGCCATCTTGAAAACTACAAATTGTGTCAGCAATTGCGAACGGTTCCTCTTTTTATCCTAAATATGAATGGATTACCTCCATATTTACAAGAGATAATCTTGAAAATTCTTGAATATACTGTGACTGTTGCAAACTGTGTTCCTGAGCAAGAGCTTCTTTCTCTTTGTTGCTTACTGCAGCAGTCGATAACGTCAGATCTAAAGCATACCATACTTTCTTTCTTCGTAAAACTACTGTCATTTGATCAACAATATAAGAAACTCCTGCGAGAAGTTGGTGTACTGGAAGTGTTATTAGATGATCTGAAGCAGCACAAGTTTCTTTTGGGTCCAGATCAAAATCCTAATCAGTTGGAAAGAAAATCCAGCTCAAGTAGCTTCAAGAAACACTTGGACAGTAAGGATGTTATTATTTCATCACCGAAGTTACTTGAATCTGGCTCAGGGAAGTTTCGAATCTTTGAACTCGATAGTACAATTTCAGTTGCTTGGGATTGTTTGgtgcttttggtgaagaaagcTGAAGCCAATCAAGCTTCATTTCGTTCCGCCAATGGCGTGACCGTTGTTCTTCCTTTTTTGGTTTCCAACGTACATCGTCCTGGGGTTCTCCGGATATTGTCATGTCTAATAACGGAAGATGTTTTACAG GTTCATCCTGAGGAATTAAGTGCGCTTGTTGAAATTCTGAAGAGTGGAATGGTTACAAGTGGTGAAGGACACCAGTATAGGCTTCAAAGTGATGCAAAATGTGATGCAATGGGAGCTCTGTGGCGCGTGCTGGGAGCTAATAGTTCTGCCCAGAGGGTTTTTGGTGAAGCCACAGGATTTTCTCTTCTACTAACCACTCTCCATGATTTCCAAGGTGATGGAGCACAATCAGCAGAATCCTCTTTAGGGGTTTGCATCAAAGTGTTCACCTATTTATTGCGCCTTGTGACAATTGGAGTATGTGATAATGCCATTAATAGGACAAAATTGCACTCTGTTATATCATCCCACACTTTCTATGATCTTCTATCTGAGTCTGGCTTGCTTTGTGTGGACTATGAAAAGCAAGTAATACAATTGTTGTTAGAACTCGCTCTTGAAATTGTGCTCCCACCTTTCTTGTCCTCTGAAAATGCAACATCATCTGATAGGGCTGGACACAAGTCTGCTGGTTTTCTTTTAGCTACCCCATCTGGTCTGTTTAATCCCGACAAAGAACGAGTTTATAATGCTGGTGCTCTTAGAGTTTTGATCCGTTCATTGATGCTGTTTACTCCTAAGGTGCAGTTAGAAGTGCTAGATCTTATTGAGAAGCTAGCTCGTGCTGGCCCTTTCAATCAGGAAAACCTCACATCTATAG GTTGTGTGGGACTTCTGCTGGATATAATCCAACCATTTCTTTCAGGCTCATCTCCATTACTGTCTCATGCTTTAAAGATTGTGGAAGTTCTGGGGGTATATAG GTTGTCTGCTTCGGAACTCAGATTGCTTATTAGATACGTTGTCCAAATGAGGCTGATGAATTCGGGTCATGTACTTGTTGATATGATGGAGAAGTTGATTCTCATGGAAGGTATGGCCCCTGAAAATGTTCCCTTGGCACCATTTGTAGAGATGGACATGAGCAAGATTGGGCATGCATCTGTTCAGGTGTCCTTGGGAGAAAGATCTTGGCCTCCTGCTGCTGGTTATTCTTTTGTCTGTTGGTTCCAGTTTCAAAATTTGTTGAAACCACAAGCTAAGGAAACTGAGCCTTCAAAATCTGGCTTATATCAGAGGAGGAGCAGCTCTAGTAGCCAGCACCGGGATCGCACTATTCTCCGAATATTTTCTGTTGGGGTggcaaaaaatgaaaacacatTTTTCGCAGAATTATACCTTCAAGAAGATGGTGTTCTCACCATGTCTACCGGCAACTCATGCTCCTTATCATTTTCTGGATTAGAATTGGAAGAAGATCGGTGGCATCACCTTGCAGTTGTACATAGTAAACCAAATGCTCTTGCTGGACTCTTCCAAGCTAGTTTTGCTTATGTGTATCTCGATGGAAAGCTTAGGCACACAGGAAAACTAGGATATTCTCCTTCACCTGTTGGAAAACTTTTGCAAGTGACAATTGGCACTCCTGTTGCTCGTGCTAGAGTTAGTGACTTAACATGGAAGCTTCGATCTTGCTATCTTTTTGAGGAGGTTCTTTCGTCAGGATGCATATGCTTTATGTACATTCTTGGCAGAGGGTATAGAGGGCTCTTTCAAGACTCAGATCTTCTACGCTTCGTCCCCAACCAGGCTTGTGGTGGTGGAAGTATGGCCATATTGGACTCTTTAGATGCTGAGTTGCTTTTAACCACGTCACAGAAAATTGACTCTGCTAGCAAGCAAGGGGACTCTAGGGCTGATGGCAGTGGCATTGTCTGGGATTTTGAGAGACTAGGAAACCTCTCTCTACTACTCCTGGGAAAGAAACTGATATTTGCATTTGATGGCACTTGCACAGAAGCTGTTAGAACATCCGGGACTATCTCTTTGCTTAATCTGGTTGACCCTATGTCTGCTGCTGCTTCTCCGATTGGGG GTATACCACGATTTGGACGTCTTCATGGGGATATCTATGTCTGTCGACAATGTGTGATTGGTGATACCATCCGGCCAGTTGGAGGGATGGCTGTCGTCTTGGCCCTTGTTGAAGCTGCTGAAACAAGGGATATGCTTTATATGTCACTCACATTGCTTGCGCACACACTTCATCAGAATCCTCAGAACGTGAGAGACATGCAAACATACCGAGGATATCACTTGCTAGCTTTGTTTCTGCGTCGTAGAATGTCGTTATTTGACATGCAATCCCTTGAGATCTTTTTCCAGATTGCTGCATGTGAAGCTTCATTTTCTGAACCAAAGAAGTTAGAAAATAATCAAATTACATTTTTGCCTACTGCAACTCTACAGGAAGACAATTTTGAGGATCTTAGTTTGTCAAAATTTCATGATGAAGTTTCTTCAGTTGGATCTCCTGTAGATATGGATGACTTTTCTGTGCATAAAGATTCATTTAGTCCTATTTCTGAGCTAGAAAATGCTGACATATCTGTTGAAACTTTAAATTGCATTGTCTTGTCAAATGCGGATATGGTTGAGCATGTCTTGTTGGACTGGACGTTATGGGTGATAGCCCCGGTCTCTATTCAAATCGCACTGCTGGGGTTTCTTGAGCATCTAGTTTCCATGCACCGGTACCGGAATCATAATCTTACAGTCCTTAGACGAATCAACCTTGTACAACATTTACTAGTGACTCTGCAGCGTGGTGATGTTGAAGTTCCTGTTTTGGAGAAATTGGTTGTATTGCTTGGGGTGATTTTAGAAGATGGATTTCTGGCTTCTGAACTTGAGCATGTGGTTAGGTTTTTGATTATGACTTTTGATCCACCTGAACTAAAACGACATCAAATAATGCGAGAATCGATGGGGAAGCATGTAATTGTAAGGAGTATGCTGTTGGAAATGCTTATTGATTTGCAAGTCACAATAAAATCGGAAGAATTGCTTGAGCAATGGCATAAGCTAGTCTCTTCCAAATTGATAACATACTTTCTTGATGAGGCTGTTCATCCTACAAGCATGAGATGGATTATGACTCTTCTTGGTGTATCTCTTGCTTCTTCTCCTACATTTGCGCTAAAATTTCGTACCAGTGGAGGTTATCAAGGTCTGTTGAGGGTACTTCCAAGTTTTTATGACTCTCCTGACATATACTACATCTTGTTCTGTCTGATATTTGGAAAGCATGTTTATCCAAGACTACCTGAAGTCCGAATGCTAGACTTCCATGGCCTTATCCCGAGTGATGGAAGTTATGTGGAGTTAAAGTTTGTGGAATTACTGGAGTCTGTGATTGCAATGGCAAAATCCACATTTGATAGGTTGAGCTTGCAGTCAATGCTTGCCCACCAAACTGGCAACCTTTCCCAGGTTGGAGCTAGCCTAGTGGCAGAGCTTGTAGAGGGAAATGCTGACATGGCTGGGGAGCTGCAAGGTGAAGCTCTGATGCATAAAACCTATGCAGCCCGCTTAATGGGTGGGGAGGCATCAGCTCCTGCTGCTGCAACTTCAGTCTTGAGATTCATGGTTGATCTAGCAAAGATGTGCCCCGCATTTTCAGCTGTTTGCAGACGGACAGAATTTCTTGAGAGCTGCATTGACCTATATTTTTCTTGTATTAG GGCGGTATATGCTGTGAAAATGGCAAAGGAACTCTCTGAGAAAACAGAAGAGAAGAACTTAAATGATTGTGAAGATACTTGTAGCTCTCAAAATACATTCTCTAGCTTGCCTCATGAACAGGAACAgtcttccaaaacatcaattggTATTGGAAGCTTCCCTCAGGGGCAGGTTAGTTCGTGTTCTGAGGACATACCTTTGCCTTCAACTTATACTGGTAATGACAAAGAAGAGGTCAAGCTTCCTACTTCCAAGCAGGAATTGATCAAATCAATCCAAGAAGATTCCCAAGCCATTCAGCACTTGAATGTTGATACTGTAGCTCAGGTTTCTGCCCCCTTTGTTACAAATGATTTCAGCACTTGTAATGAAAAGGGTATCCTGGATTCTGTCCAACAAATTGATTTCCAGAGTTCTTCATCTCTTAAATCACTAGAGTCCCCCATTTTATCTGAGAAGTCTGCTGCCAGAGTTCCACTTACACCTTCTTCAACTCCAGTTATTGCATTGACGTCTTGGCTGGGAAGTGCAAGCCAAAGGGAGTCCAGTGCTCCAGTAACTGGCACTCATTCCATGGACTCATCCTTTTCTATGAATGAATTTGATCCATCCTCAGAGTTGAAGTCTGATTCCCAGGGACCTTCTGCTGCAAATACATTTTTTGCAGTTAGTTCTAAGCTGCTTCTTGAGGTCGATGATTCTGGTTATGGGGGTGGACCGTTCTCTGCTGGAGCAACTGCCGTTTTAGATTTTATGGCAGAAGTTCTTTCAGAATTTGTGACTGAGCAGATGAAAGCTGCACATGTCATAGAGGCTGTTTTGGAAATTGTTCCATTACATGTTGATGCTGAATGTGTGTTAGTTTTTCAGGGTTTGTGCCTTAGTCGACTGATGAACTTCCTTGAAAGGCGTCTTGTACAAGATGATGAGGAAGACAAGAAAAGGCTAGATAAGAGCCGATGGTCCTCAAATTTGGACACTCTGTGCTGGACGATAGTGGATCGCCTTTATATGGGTGCTTTACCTCGGCCTGCCGGTGTACTCAGAACTCTGGAGTTTTTGTTGTCAATGTTACAGTTGGCAAATAAAGATGGTCGTATTGAAGAAGCTGCTCCTTCGGGGAAGGGTCTTCTATCTATTGGAAGAGGAAGCAGGCAACTTGATGCTTATATACATTCGATTCTTAAGAATACAAACCGTACCATACTATACTGTTTTTTGCCGTCATTCTTGGTCACCATAGGAGAGGAGGATCTACTGTCATCATTGGGTTTGCTTATTGAAACTAAACGGAGGTTATCCTTCAATTATTCACAAGAAGATTCAGGAATCGATATCTGCACAGTTTTACAGTTGTTAGTTGCAAACAGAAGAATAATCTTCTGTCCCAGCAATCTTGATACTGATCTAAATTGCTGTCTCTGTGTAAATTTAGTGGCTCTTTTGCATGAGCAAAGGCAGAATGTACAGAACATTGCAGTTGATCTGATTAAGTACCTATTGGTGCATCGCAGGGCTGCACTAGAAGACTTGCTAGTCTCTAAACCTAACCAAGGGCAGCAGCAGGATGTTTTACACGGTGGTTTTGATAAATTGTTGACTGGGAGTTTGGCTGCTTTCTATGAGTGGCTTCAGTGTTCTGAACAGAGTGTGAATAAAGTGTTGGACCAGTGTGCTGTCATTATGTGGGTTCAGTATATTGCAGGGTCGGCAAAATTCCCTGGTGTTAGAATAAAAGGTATGGAGGGTCGTCGTAAGAGGGAAATGATGAGAAGATCACAAGATACTTCAAAGTCAGACCAAAAACACTGGGAGCAGGTAAATGAACGTAGATATGCGCTGGAACTGGTTCGTGATGCAATGTCAACCGAGCTGAGAGTAGTACGCCAAGATAAGTATGGATGGGTTCTCCATGCTGAAAGTGAGTGGCAAAACCTTCTTCGGCAATTTGTACATGAGCGTGGAATCTTTCCAATGCGTAAATCCTCTGCAGCTGAAGATCCTGAATGGGAACTTTGTCCCATTGAAGGTCCGTACAGGATGCGCAAAAAGCTTGAGCgctcaaagttgaaaattgacaCAATCCAAAATGTTCTTGATGTACAGTTTGATATAGGAGAAGCAGAGCTGTTCAAACGTAAACATGAAGATGGCCTCAGTGCTTCTGATACCGACTCTGAATCAATTTTCCACCTATTGAATGACAGTGGCAAACAGAATGGACTTCATAGGGATTTGTATGAAGATTCATTTTTTAAAGAATCAGGTGATGTTAAAGATGCAGCTTCTGTTAGGAGTGGATGGCTCGATGACAGATCTAGTAGTGTAAATGATGCTAGTCTTCACTCCGCACTAGAGTTTGGTGCAAAGTCTAGTGCAGTCTCGCTACCTATGACAGATAACATTCCAGCGAAATCTGATCTAGGCTCTCCAAGACAATCATCTTCGGCTAAAATTGATGAAGTCAAAGCTCCAGAGGATAAATCAGATAAGGAACTAAATGATAATGGTGAATATTTAATTAGACCTTATCTGGAACCTCTGGAAAATATACGATTCAAATATAACTGTGAACGAGTTATGGGCCTGGACAAACATGATGGCGTATTTCTCATAGGGGAACTCTGTTTATATGTGATCGAGAATGTTTACATTGATGATTCTGGATGTATTTGTGAAAAGGAATGTGAAGATGAACTCTCTGTTATCGATCAGGCTTTGGGTGTAAAGAAGGATGTGACTGGAAGTATGGATTTCCAGTCCAAGTCGCCTGTGTCCTTGGGGTCAACAGTAAAGACGATGGTTGGGGGAAGGGCATGGGCCTATAGTGGTGGTGCATGGGGAAAGGAGAGAGTGTGCTCTAGTGGTAATTTACCTCATCCTTGGCGCATGTGGAAGCTTAATAGTGTGCATGAGATTTTGAAACGTGATTACCAGCTCCGTCCTGTCGCTGTTGAAATATTTAGCATGGATGGATGCAATGATCTGCTGGTATTccacaaaaaagagagagaagaagcgTTCAAAAATCTAGTTGCCATGAATCTTCCGCGAAACAGCAT GTTGGACACTACAATTTCTGGATCAATGAAGCAAGAGAGCAATGAGGGCAGTCGTCTTTTCAAGATAATGGCTAAATCCTTCTCGAAAAGGTGGCAAAATGGAGAAATTAGCAATTTCCAGTACCTCATGCATCTCAATACCTTGGCAGGGCGTGGATACAGTGATCTAACCCAATATCCAGTGTTCCCATGGGTTCTTGCAGATTATGATAGTGAAAATCTGGACTTCTCAGATCCAAAATCATTTCGTAAGCTTGACAAGCCCATGGGTTGTCAGACACCAGAGGGTGAAGAGGAATTCAGGAAAAG ATATGAAAGTTGGGATGATCCTGAAGTGCCAAAATTTCATTATGGGTCCCATTATTCTAGTGCTGGGATAGTCCTGTTCTATCTTATACGCCTGCCACCATTCAGTATAGAGAATCAAAAGCTACAGGGTGGCCAATTTGATCATGCTGATCGTCTTTTCAATAGTATTAGAGATACTTGGTTAAGTGCAGCTGGTAAAGGCAACACATCAGATGTGAAGGAATTGGTTCCCGAGTTTTTTTATATGCCAGAGTTCCTGGGAAATCTGTTTAATCTCAACTTGGGAGAGAAACAATCTGGAGATAAG GTTGGTGATGTCATTTTACCTCCGTGGGCTAAAGGGAGTACTCGAGAGTTCATTAAGAAGCATCGGGAAGCTCTTGAATCTGATTATGTTTCAGAAAATCTGCATCATTGGATTGACCTCATTTTTGGATATAAACAGAGAGGGAAG GCCGCTGAAGAAGCTGTTAACGTGTTCTATCATTACACATATGAGGGGAGTGTGGATATAGACTCAGTTACAGATCCTGCTATGAAAGCCTCTATTCTGGCACAAATTAATCACTTCGGCCAGACTCCCAAGCAGTTATTCCTCAAACCCCATGTAAAAAGGCGGCCGGACAGAAAGCTCCTTCCACATCCACTTAAATATTCATCCTATCTTGTTCCACATGAAATACGCAAGAGCTCTTCTGCCATAACCCAGATTGTTACTGTTCATGAGAAAATTCTTCTGGCTGGGGCAAACAGTTTTCTTAAACCTAGAACATATACAAGATATGTTGCATGGGGATTTCCAGATCGTAGCTTGAGATTTATGAGTTATGATCAAGATAAGATTCTCTCCACCCATGAGAACCTTCATGAGGGAAACCAGGTTCAGTGCGCTGGTGTTAGCCATGATGGTCAAATTTTGGTTACAGGGGCTGATGATGGACTAGTGTCTGTTTGGAGAATCAGTAAGGATAGTCCCCGTGCCACACGACGCTTGCGGTTAGAAAAGGCTCTTTGTGCCCATACTGCCAAAATCACATGTCTCGATGTTTGCCAGCCTTACATGTTAATTGTGAGTGGATCAGATGACCACACTGTAATTATATGGGACCTCAGCTCTTTGGTTTTTGTTAGGCAGCTCCCTGAGTTCCCTTCACCGGTTTCAGCACTTTATGTGAATGACTTGACCGGTGAGCTGGTAACAGCTGCTGGAATTCAGCTTGCTATTTGGAGCATCAATGGGGATTGCCTTGCAGTTGTTAACACATCCCAGCTGCCATCTGATTCTATTCTCTCAGTGAGAAGTTGTAAATTTTCTGATTGGCTGGACACAAACTGGTACATTACAGGACATCAAAGTGGGGCTATTAAGGTGTGGCAAATGGCTCACAGCTCTGACCAAATGAGTGCGCAAAGTAGATCTTATGGCAGTGGGATGAGTGGGTTAGATTTGGGTGATAAAATGCCGGAGTACAGGTTGGTTCTGCATAAGGTACTGAAATCACATAAGCATCCAGTTACTGCTCTTCACCTAACAAGTGACCTAAAACAATTACTGAGTGGGGATGCCGGTGGGTATTTGCTATCCTGGACACTTCCAGATGAGAGCTTGAAAGCTTCATTTAGTCAGGGGTGA